CTATTGGCACTTACGGAAAATACGTAACCCTCGTTGGTTTCTTGCCAGTTTATCTCGTAAATATCACAATCAAAATGATTGACATCAGTATGAACCTTGCTGAAAGCCTGAAAGTTCTTCCAATTCTTCATCAAGCCAATGGCCTCCTGTATGGGCGCGGCTTCCAGGCTTCTTGAAAAAAAATAGGAGACCCCCGTTTTGAAGGGATCTTTCTGACGGTGCAGATGATAATGATAAGTACGCCGTACGGCATCAAAGCGGGCGTGTGCTTCCGGTTTTACCGGTCGGATGGAGTTGATACTGACCTCAGCCGGGAGTAATCCGTTCAGTCGATACTGAAGTTGATCCAGCGTATCAGAAAGCTCCGCATCAAAGTGTGCAATTTGCTGGAGGGCATGCACGCCAGTGTCCGTTCGGCCGCTGCCCAGACAGCTGATGTCCTGCTGTAAGATGATGCTCAGCGCCCGGTTGATTTCTTCCTGCACAGTATGAGCATTCGGCTGTATTTGCCATCCATGAAATGCCGTGCCGCGATATGAAATGTCCAGGAAATATCTCATGGCTGCAAAAGTAAGACTTTACCTTGTAAAGAATTTGTAAGGATTCGATTGGCTTTGTGGGGAGGTATCGGCATTTTTGCGGGAAATATTAGAAATTATGATTCAAAGAATCCAATCTGTCTTTTTGTTTCTGGTAGCCGCTATCATGGTGACCGTGCTTTTTTTACCTATCTGGAACAAACTGGATCTTGATGCCCAGGAGAAAGTGACCCTCAATGCTTTTAAAATGGTGTACTCCTCTTACGATGAGGCTGGGGAACCTACAGTGATGGCTTCTGTGGATACTTTTTGGATTTCGGCGCTGGCTATTTTAGCGGCTGGTATTGCCTTGTTTTCTATTTTTCAATACAAAGCCAGGCTAAGGCAGATGAAACTCGGTGCGCTGAATTCCCTGATCATGGGCGGCTGCCTGGGTATGACGTATTACTACTCCACCAAGGGTGACCAAATGCTAAATCCGAATACGGCAGGCAACTTTGAAATTGGCTTTTATATTATCGCTGCAGCCCTTTTGTTCAACTCTTTGGCCAACCGCTTTATTCGTAAGGATGAGAAGCTGGTGAGAAGTGCTGATAGGATCAGATAATATTTCACGACATAGTAACATTCCAAATCCGTCTTCAGACGGATTTTTTGTTTGGAGCCAGGTCACCTGGAGCTGTCAACGTTCTGCCATCTTGACAGTCTTTAGCCTCTGGAATAGTATTTGATTTCAAGGACTCTCAGAATTAAAAAAATTACAATAACGATATGCAAGAGAAAGGTACTATTTCAATCCACACGGAGAATATCTTCCCGATCATCAAGAAGTTTTTATACTCCGATCATGAGATATTCCTACGCGAGCTGACCTCCAACGCCGTAGACGCCACCCAGAAGATCAAGAGATTGGCTTCCCTGGGAGAATACAAAGGTGAGCTTGGAGACCTGACCATTGATGTCAGCGTTGACAAAAAGAAAAAAACGATCACGATTTCTGACAAAGGGATCGGAATGACTGCCGATGAAATCAAGAAGTACATCAACCAGATAGCTTTTTCTGGCGCCACAGAGTTTGTGGAGAAATACAAAGACAAGGGTGATGAGCAGCAGATCATTGGTCATTTTGGGTTGGGTTTTTACTCAGCATTCATGGTGGCTAAGCAGGTGGAAATCCAGACACTCTCTTATCAGGAAGGCGCAGAGCCCGCCGCCTGGCTGTGCGATGGAAACACAGAGTTTGAGATCAAAACCAGCAAGAAAAAGGAACGCGGCACAGACATTATCCTGCACATTGCTGATGACTCAGAGGAATTTTTAGAAGAACACAGAATCCAGGGGATTCTGGACAAATACTCCAAATTTTTGCCTGTACCGATCCGATTCGGACAAAAGGACAGACAAGTAGAGGATGGAGAAGACAAAGACGGTAAGAAAAAATGGAAAACCGTCAAAGAAGATAACATTATCAACAATCCTGAGCCGCTCTGGGCCAAGTCACCAAGCGAACTGAAGGATGAAGATTATCTCGAATTCTACAAGGAACTGTATCCTTTTTCAGAAGAGCCACTATTCTGGATTCATTTGAATGTGGATTATCCTTTCAACCTTACCGGAATCCTCTATTTCCCAAAATTGAAAAAAGATTTCGAGGTGCAGCGGAATAAGATCCAGCTGTACTCGCGTCAGGTGTTTATCACCGATGAGGTGAAGGACATAGTGCCGGACTTTTTGCAGTTGCTCCATGGGGTGATTGACTCTCCGGACATCCCGCTAAACGTATCTCGTAGCTATCTGCAGTCAGACAGCAACGTGAAGAAGATCAACGGGTACATTACCAAAAAAGTAGCAGATAAGCTTGGTGACTTGTTCAAAAAAGACAGACCGAGCTATGAGCAAAAATGGAGTGATATTGGTGTTTTCGTGAAATACGGAATGATCTCCGAGGAGAAATTTGAAGAAAAAGCCAAGGATTTCACTTTGGTGAAAAACGTGGAGGGAAAGTTCTTCAACATAGAGGAGTACAAAACAGAGGTGGCCACTAACCAGACCAACAAGGACAAGAGTGTGGTTTTCCTTTATACCACGGATGAAGAAAAGCAGCACAGCTACCTCGAAACTGCGAAGAAGCGAAGCTATGATGTACTGGTACTGGACGGACCTGTGGACAGCCACTTTATCAACCACGTGGAGCAGAAATATGAAGGCGTTACCCTCAAGCGGGTGGATGCCGACGTGATAGACAAGCTCATCGATAAAGATGAGAAAAAGGAATCTGTATTATCTGATGCTGAAAAAGAGAAAGTATCGGCGGCCTTCAAGAAAGCCATTGGGGATGATAAAAACAATGTGACCGTGGAGCCTATGGCCACCGATGACATGCCGGTGACGATCACCCTGCCTGAGTTTATCCGAAGGATGAGAGACATGCAGGCGCAGGGCGGTGGAGGCCCGATGATGTTCGGTGAGATGCCGCTCAACCTTGCGGTATCGGTGAATGCCAACCATGCGTTTACCCGCAAGATTGTGGAGGCCGAAAGTGAAGAAGATCAGATTGCGCTGGCTAAGCAGGCTTATGACTGGGCGCTCCTCTCACAGGGGATGCTGAGTGGTAAAAACCTGACCAACTTCATCAACAGGAGTGTGGAGTTGGCGGTAAAATAAATTTCTGTCGAGGTAGAATCAGAAAGCTGTCCTGAATAAATCCCGGCTAATTCCAGTCGCGGGTTACATTTCGGGACAGCTTTTTTAATTGCTAGTATTTGATAAATTTTCCTGTATCCACTACTTTTTTCCCTTCCAGGAGTCTGTAGAGGTACAGGCCCTCCCGAAAGTCCTGCACGATGATGTATTCAAAGGACTCCACCAACTTCTTTTCCAGCACCAATTTGCCCTGGTCGTCTGTGATCTGTAGTAGTTGCCCATTGCCAGAGGACAGCAGGTTGATGTAGGGGTCGGTCGCGGGATTTGGGAATAGGAGCAGCTTCCCGGGAATCTCTATATAAAGAGAGCTCTCGTCCGACCTTAAGGTAGTTCCGTCTTTGAAATACAATATCGCCTGATAAGTCATGAGGCCAGGATCTAAATCAGGGTCTGAAAGCACAAAAGAAGTTTGCCCCTCGGGTACTATATCGGTCAATAATTCCTCGGAAGCATTCACGGATTTGAGCACTTCCACGTGCTCTATGTTGGCCGACGTGCTCAGGTTGAGTGTGATCCGTACGGTTTCTTCATTTGCACGCTCTGCCGCAAAGAAATTGAAATAGCAAAAGGTCCCCTGAAATGTGTAATTGAGTGCCTGGCTCCGCAAACCACCGGCATTGCCAATCACCGGAGCTACTGAGTAATATACACTGGCAGACTTCTCGATGGTATAGATAGTGTCTGTTGTTGTCCCGATCAGGTGGAGGGAAGTGGCCCCCATCTCGTACACCTCATAAGACTGTGCTGCCTCGATTTGTGGCCACTGAAGCCCAAAAGTTTCTTCGCAGTTAAATGCTACAGACACCTTTGGTAATTCAGAGATGGAAAAATTGTTGGAAACAAACTCGTTGACCCCCACGGTCATTTTCAGCCGGGCCGCGGCAGAGATTTTTGGAGTTGCCCACCTGAAGGGCTCATTCAGCTTCACCGTGCCAATGTCCACCCACTCCCCATCGTTCAGCTGATAAGCCATCAGGCCTTCGTTGGCATTGAAAGTTGAATTCCAGCTGAGCCATTCAGCAGTATTGGCAGCCAGAATATCACTGGAGGTTGGAAAGTCCCACTCAAAAGTGTCGGCCATTTCGAAATACCAGGCGACGGACACCTCCTGACTGGCCGAACTAAGATTTGCGCCGGATAATTCCAGATGATAGGTTCCGGCCTCTGGAGACTCCAGAGAGATGAATTCTACATTGTTCAGGTGATCCATTGCTCTTTGGGGAGGTTCATTCAGCGCGGCCTCCGAGGGACTATGATTGAGAACCCATGGCAGCCAGGTAGCACCACCATGAGAGAGTTGGGCATCCACATCGTTGATCAAGGCCCGGGTGACATTGAGTTCAGCAGCAGGGTCCACCCAGCTGACTGCCAGTTTGATTTGTTTTACACCTGTGGGGATTTCTATTTCCAATGTGGTATTCTCTCCTTTGGTGACAACCACTTCATCGTGCCAGCCGCTTTCCAGAATTTGCAGCGATTTGGAGGCATTTGCACTACCATATCCGGAGTAGAAATCAATTCCTTCCGGCCCTATATCTTCAGCACCAGCTATGAGCACTGTTTTGATCAAAGCCGAAGAAGGCAAGTGCAGGGTCTTTTTTTGAAAGGATTCCTGAAGCAATGTCACTATGCCTGAAACAATCGCTGCAGCATCTGAGGTGCCCCCACCACCATAGGCCGTCAACTCAGGCTTGATACGTCCGTCAAAGGCAGGCCCTCTGGAGTTGTAGGGGCTTATGGCCAGACTGGTATCTACAGCGCTTACGATCAGGGTGTTTTTGGCTTGCTTAAATGTACCAGTGAGATTGGCAAAAGAGAGACCGCTGTAAGTACCATCCTCAGGGCTGGAGGTGCCGGCATTACCTGCCGAAAACACATGCACGATTTCAGGTTCGGAAAAGATGGACTGATCATAGGCGTATGCTTCTACCCCGTAATAGTTTTCAATGCCCACTCCATAGGAGTGGTTTTGAAGATAAATGCCATTTTGAGTCAGTACCGTTTCATCATCGGGGAGCAGGTTGTTAAAGTCTGAGGAGGCCACCAGGGCCCCCGGAGCGATCCCTTTATAAAAGGGAGAAGTGTTGCCTGCACCCAGGATGATTGTAGCCATGTCCGTGGCATGTTGCGACACGTCTTCGGCTTCCAGACCTATGGAAAAGGTATTGCCAGTCAGGTCGATATCTGCTTCATCAAATTTTCGCTCTTTGAGCGACAACCTGAGACCGCTGCCGCTGTTGTCGGGATATTGATGTTGTGCTTTTCGGATTCTGTTGTATTGAAAGTTCGGCACATCCAGTACCGATTCTTCTCTGGGCTGATCGGGGGCATCAATGAAGAGAATATTTTCGTCCTCTATTAATTCACCGAAGATCAGACTTTGAGTGGCATAGAAAGTGAGCGTGGATGAAGCCGAATGCCAGGTGAGTATCTTCACCCGACCCCCATATTGCCTCACAAAAAGAGGCCGGTTCTGCACTGCAATTGTAAATGTATCCATGGTGCTGAGGTGTGCGCGCCTCTGAGACTCTTCTATCAGTTTAGGAGAGAGCTTGGACTGAGCCAAAACCGTATTCACACACATCAGGGAGACCAAAAGCACCCAAAACAGCCACTTCATAGCAGCGAATATAATTAAGATAATGTGAGTACACATCCGGCCAGATTTGCGAGGTAATTCGGCTCTGAGGGCTTGTTTTGAGGGTTTACCTCGACAAAGTCATCGCACGACAGAATTTTCGGACAAAATTCTATTTTTTGACGGAATTATATTTTGTAAAAAAACATAAATTCATGAATACATTCTAATTCGAAAGAATATTTTGCTCAAATCAACTTTTTGGATACTTTAGGGGAATTCTTGGTGAGGTATCAAGAATCTTTCAAACCTAATTCAAAACTTATTACACAATGAGAAAAACTAATTACCTAGCGGTGTTTACTCTGGCAGTGAGCATGCTATTTGTTTCTTGTGAACAGCAGAACGATGCTGTGGTTGCACAGGATGAAGTTTCTGAATCAGTACTTGCGGCCCTAACCAATGCTGGATTTGATGTAACACAACAAGCACCCATCAAATTCGATGACGGTTATCTCGTAGAGGGAGATATCTACATCCCTGCAGCTGATCTTGCTTCTTTGAAAGAAGGCACAAGACTGGCCGTAGAAGAGCAGTACAGCACCAACAATCTGGTATCTACTGGCGGATCAAGAACCATCACCATGTACGCTCCTGAGGGCGGAAGAAATGGTTATAGCTCTGGAATGATCGCTGGCTTGGATTTGGCCATCTCTCGTTACAATGCTCAGAACCTGGCCATCTCTTTTCAGAGAGTGACTTCTTCAAGCAATGCTGACATTGTGATGACGAGACTTAAAAAGGGAGAAGAGCGTCAAGGTATCCTTGGCTCAGCCGGATTTCCTACTTCTTCGGGTGATCCTTACGGCGAAATCAAAATGAGTGGTATTTTGGAGTCTTCTTACGGTCTGAGCACTGCAGGAATCGCTACCATCATCGCTCACGAAATGGGTCATTGCATAGGTTTCCGTCACACAGATTACTTCAACAGGAGTATTTCATGTGGAGGGTCTGCTTCAAATGAGGGAACCGCTGGTGTAGGTGCCAACCATATCCCTGGCACACCTACTGGCGCTACAGCAGCTGCCAAGTCCTGGATGCTTGCCTGTACAGATGGTGGTGACAGACCTTTCAACAACGACGACAGAACAGCACTTAATTACCTGTATTGATATTTTTAGTATGACATATTGGAAGGACATCTCAAAAGGATGTCCTTTCCGTTTTATAGCTATTCCAACTGGCTGATTTTACTTATTTAAACACTTAAATCTTACAACAATGAAAAAGCTCAATTATTTCACAGCATGTATGCTTCTTGCAAGCGCAACATTCTTTGCATGTGAGTCCGATCAAGTGATGAAAGAAGAAACTGTTTCACCTGAAGTAATGGCCAGATTGACCGACCTTGGATTTGACGTCACCGACCAGGCTCCCCTGATTTTTGAAGAGGGTTATTTGGTAGAAGGAGATATTTATCTGACCGACGCTGATTTGGCTAGAATGAAAGCGGGAGTACGTGTACCTGTAGAGGAGCAGTACAGCACCAACAATCTGGTGACTACTGGTGGTAACAGAGTGATCACCGTTTACGCTCCAGAGGAAAGCTCCGGAGGAGGAGGTAAAGGCAAAAAAGGTGGCGGTTCAGGAGGCTATAGCCCAGGAATGATCGCGGGCCTTGATTTAGCCATTTCCCGCTACAATGCTCAAAACCTGGAGATTTCTTTTCAAAGGGTCACTTCGTCTAGCAATGCGGATATCGTAATGACCAGACTGAACAAAAGAGATGAGCGAAGAGGTGTTTTGGGATCTGCCGGATTCCCAACAGCTTCTGGTGATCCTTACGGAGAAATCAAAATGAGTGGTGTGCTGGAGTCTTCTTATGGTTTGAGTACTGCTGGTATTGCTACCATTATTGCGCACGAGATGGGCCACTGTGTTGGTTTCCGTCATACAGATTATTTTGACAGAAGCATCTCTTGTGGAGGAGGAACCTCCAATGAAGGTGACGGTGGAGTAGGTGCCAACCACATCCCTGGCACGCCTACTGGAGCTACTGCTTCTGCTAAGTCCTGGATGCTGGCCTGTACAGATGGTGGTGACAGACCTTTCAACAACGATGACAGAACCGCACTGAATTACCTCTATTGATAGAAAAAAACATAACAGAGGAGAAGGCACCCCACCGGGGTGCCTTTTTTTATGGTCTTATGGAACCAATGATACTTTTGAGATAAAGGCTGAAAATAGCACTCAAGAAGCTACCTTTTTTTATTTTTAGTGAATGAAGATTTCAAACAATCACCTCAAAGCGACTTTCAATGTTAGGGGAGCAGAGATCACGAGTTTGACACATAATGCCACCGGCCGGGAATATATCTGGCAGGCTCGAACCAAATATTGGGGACGGCATGCTCCTGTGCTTTTTCCTTTTGTGGGCAAGTTGAAAAAGGATCAGTATCGGCATGAGGGTAAAACCTATGAGATGGGACAGCATGGATTTGCTCGGGATTTGGATTTTGAAATTGTAGAACACACTTCAGATCAAATTATTTTTCAGCTGGATGCGGATTCAAATACTTTGAAGAAATACCCTTTCAGATTCGAATTGAGGATCATCTACCAGTTGGAGGGGCACTCTTTGCGAACCACCTATGAAGTAAAAAATAAAGGAAAACAAGTCATGTACTTTTCCATTGGTGGACACCCGGCATTTGATTGCCCTCTTAATCCGGAGGAGTTTCGATCTGACTACTGGCTGGAGTTTGATCAGCAAGAAACTTTATTTACACACAGGCTTGATGGGGGATTATTTACAGGCAAGAAGGAAGCCATTGACCTGGATGGGCAACGTCTTCATATTACAGATCATCTTTTTGACCAAGATGCGCTCGTCTTTAAGCAGCTCAATTCTACCCGCGTCAGCCTGTCCAGTCTCTCTCAGAAATGGCTGACTTTTCATTTCGAAGGATTTCCCTACCTGGGAATTTGGTCGAAAAGCCAGGAATCCCCATTTGTGTGTATAGAGCCCTGGTATGGGTTGGCTGACTATGGGGACCACTCGGGAGAGCTAAGCGCCAAAGAAGGGATCAGGAAACTGGATGCTTCTGCCATTTTTAGCTGCCATTACACCATGGAAATTCATTAGTATGAAGAAATTAATATTGTCATCGGTGCTTCTTTTCCTGGCTTGGATTACGCTGGGACAGACACCCATCGAAGACTACCTCCCGCAAAACGTAAGCTATGATTTGGCGATCCCTACACCGGAAGAAATATTGGGTTATGAGGTGGGGGAATGGCATGTGAGTCACGACCAGTTGGTCTCATACATGCGCGAACTGGCCCGGGTATCTGATCGCATCGCCTTACAGGAATACGGCTACAGCTATGAGCACAGACCTCTGATGGTACTAGTAATCACCAGCCCTGAAAACCACCTGAACCTTGAGGCCATCCGCTCCGAGCATGTTCAGCTGGTGAATACAAAAGGCTCCCCCAATAGTGACTCAAAACTCGTCCATTATATGGGCTACAGTGTTCATGGCAATGAGGCCAGTGGCTCCAATGCTGCTTTGTTGGCCGCCTACTACCTGGCAGCAGCTCAGGGCCCATGGGTGGACCGCCTGCTTTCTGAAACGGTCATCTTACTCGATCCCTCATTTAACCCGGATGGGCTTCAGCGATTTTCCACCTGGGTGAACATGCATAAATCTGCCAACCTGGTGTCTGATCCCAGCTCCAGGGAATTTGACGAGGCCTGGCCGGGAGGACGAACCAATCATTACTGGTTTGATCTGAACAGAGACTGGATGCCTGTGCAGCACCCCGAGTCAAAGGGCAGGCTCTCTCTCTATCATCGGTGGAAACCTAACATTCTTACAGACCATCACGAGATGGGGAGTAATAGTACCTTCTTTTTTCAGCCGGGTGTACCCTCCCGGAAGTATCCCCTGACTCCTCAGAACAATGTTACCCTGACAGAAAAAATCGCACAATACCATGCCGCCGCGCTGGATAGCGTTGGTTCACTATACTACTCCAAGGAGGGATTTGATGATTTTTATGTAGGCAAGGGATCCACATATCCGGATATGAATGGAGCAGTGGGTATATTGTTTGAGCAGGCCAGTGCCAGAGGCCATCTGCAGGAGAATCAGTTCGGGAGCATAGGATTTCCTGAGGCCATCAGGAATCATTTTGTCACATCATTGTCCACCCTCAAAGCAGCCAACGATCTGCGAGCGGACCTGCTCAAACACCAGAGTCTTTTCTACCAGGAGTCGATAAAGCTGGCGGGAGCTGACCCGGTAAAGGCCTATGTTTTTGGTTCTGAGGGTGACCCTGCCAGGGCATTTCACCTAATGGAAATACTCCATCGGCACGATATCCTCATTTATCCTGTAGAAAAAAACATTAAAAAAGGAACACAGGCATACAG
The DNA window shown above is from Marinoscillum sp. 108 and carries:
- a CDS encoding M57 family metalloprotease — protein: MKKLNYFTACMLLASATFFACESDQVMKEETVSPEVMARLTDLGFDVTDQAPLIFEEGYLVEGDIYLTDADLARMKAGVRVPVEEQYSTNNLVTTGGNRVITVYAPEESSGGGGKGKKGGGSGGYSPGMIAGLDLAISRYNAQNLEISFQRVTSSSNADIVMTRLNKRDERRGVLGSAGFPTASGDPYGEIKMSGVLESSYGLSTAGIATIIAHEMGHCVGFRHTDYFDRSISCGGGTSNEGDGGVGANHIPGTPTGATASAKSWMLACTDGGDRPFNNDDRTALNYLY
- a CDS encoding S8 family peptidase; amino-acid sequence: MKWLFWVLLVSLMCVNTVLAQSKLSPKLIEESQRRAHLSTMDTFTIAVQNRPLFVRQYGGRVKILTWHSASSTLTFYATQSLIFGELIEDENILFIDAPDQPREESVLDVPNFQYNRIRKAQHQYPDNSGSGLRLSLKERKFDEADIDLTGNTFSIGLEAEDVSQHATDMATIILGAGNTSPFYKGIAPGALVASSDFNNLLPDDETVLTQNGIYLQNHSYGVGIENYYGVEAYAYDQSIFSEPEIVHVFSAGNAGTSSPEDGTYSGLSFANLTGTFKQAKNTLIVSAVDTSLAISPYNSRGPAFDGRIKPELTAYGGGGTSDAAAIVSGIVTLLQESFQKKTLHLPSSALIKTVLIAGAEDIGPEGIDFYSGYGSANASKSLQILESGWHDEVVVTKGENTTLEIEIPTGVKQIKLAVSWVDPAAELNVTRALINDVDAQLSHGGATWLPWVLNHSPSEAALNEPPQRAMDHLNNVEFISLESPEAGTYHLELSGANLSSASQEVSVAWYFEMADTFEWDFPTSSDILAANTAEWLSWNSTFNANEGLMAYQLNDGEWVDIGTVKLNEPFRWATPKISAAARLKMTVGVNEFVSNNFSISELPKVSVAFNCEETFGLQWPQIEAAQSYEVYEMGATSLHLIGTTTDTIYTIEKSASVYYSVAPVIGNAGGLRSQALNYTFQGTFCYFNFFAAERANEETVRITLNLSTSANIEHVEVLKSVNASEELLTDIVPEGQTSFVLSDPDLDPGLMTYQAILYFKDGTTLRSDESSLYIEIPGKLLLFPNPATDPYINLLSSGNGQLLQITDDQGKLVLEKKLVESFEYIIVQDFREGLYLYRLLEGKKVVDTGKFIKY
- a CDS encoding aldose 1-epimerase family protein, with protein sequence MKISNNHLKATFNVRGAEITSLTHNATGREYIWQARTKYWGRHAPVLFPFVGKLKKDQYRHEGKTYEMGQHGFARDLDFEIVEHTSDQIIFQLDADSNTLKKYPFRFELRIIYQLEGHSLRTTYEVKNKGKQVMYFSIGGHPAFDCPLNPEEFRSDYWLEFDQQETLFTHRLDGGLFTGKKEAIDLDGQRLHITDHLFDQDALVFKQLNSTRVSLSSLSQKWLTFHFEGFPYLGIWSKSQESPFVCIEPWYGLADYGDHSGELSAKEGIRKLDASAIFSCHYTMEIH
- a CDS encoding M57 family metalloprotease, whose product is MRKTNYLAVFTLAVSMLFVSCEQQNDAVVAQDEVSESVLAALTNAGFDVTQQAPIKFDDGYLVEGDIYIPAADLASLKEGTRLAVEEQYSTNNLVSTGGSRTITMYAPEGGRNGYSSGMIAGLDLAISRYNAQNLAISFQRVTSSSNADIVMTRLKKGEERQGILGSAGFPTSSGDPYGEIKMSGILESSYGLSTAGIATIIAHEMGHCIGFRHTDYFNRSISCGGSASNEGTAGVGANHIPGTPTGATAAAKSWMLACTDGGDRPFNNDDRTALNYLY
- the htpG gene encoding molecular chaperone HtpG, whose protein sequence is MQEKGTISIHTENIFPIIKKFLYSDHEIFLRELTSNAVDATQKIKRLASLGEYKGELGDLTIDVSVDKKKKTITISDKGIGMTADEIKKYINQIAFSGATEFVEKYKDKGDEQQIIGHFGLGFYSAFMVAKQVEIQTLSYQEGAEPAAWLCDGNTEFEIKTSKKKERGTDIILHIADDSEEFLEEHRIQGILDKYSKFLPVPIRFGQKDRQVEDGEDKDGKKKWKTVKEDNIINNPEPLWAKSPSELKDEDYLEFYKELYPFSEEPLFWIHLNVDYPFNLTGILYFPKLKKDFEVQRNKIQLYSRQVFITDEVKDIVPDFLQLLHGVIDSPDIPLNVSRSYLQSDSNVKKINGYITKKVADKLGDLFKKDRPSYEQKWSDIGVFVKYGMISEEKFEEKAKDFTLVKNVEGKFFNIEEYKTEVATNQTNKDKSVVFLYTTDEEKQHSYLETAKKRSYDVLVLDGPVDSHFINHVEQKYEGVTLKRVDADVIDKLIDKDEKKESVLSDAEKEKVSAAFKKAIGDDKNNVTVEPMATDDMPVTITLPEFIRRMRDMQAQGGGGPMMFGEMPLNLAVSVNANHAFTRKIVEAESEEDQIALAKQAYDWALLSQGMLSGKNLTNFINRSVELAVK
- a CDS encoding M14 family zinc carboxypeptidase produces the protein MKKLILSSVLLFLAWITLGQTPIEDYLPQNVSYDLAIPTPEEILGYEVGEWHVSHDQLVSYMRELARVSDRIALQEYGYSYEHRPLMVLVITSPENHLNLEAIRSEHVQLVNTKGSPNSDSKLVHYMGYSVHGNEASGSNAALLAAYYLAAAQGPWVDRLLSETVILLDPSFNPDGLQRFSTWVNMHKSANLVSDPSSREFDEAWPGGRTNHYWFDLNRDWMPVQHPESKGRLSLYHRWKPNILTDHHEMGSNSTFFFQPGVPSRKYPLTPQNNVTLTEKIAQYHAAALDSVGSLYYSKEGFDDFYVGKGSTYPDMNGAVGILFEQASARGHLQENQFGSIGFPEAIRNHFVTSLSTLKAANDLRADLLKHQSLFYQESIKLAGADPVKAYVFGSEGDPARAFHLMEILHRHDILIYPVEKNIKKGTQAYSTGSYVIPTNQPQYRLIKALFETRTSFQDSLFYDVSTWTLPLAFNLKYDELGARDYVQTQLGEVIATPQFPKGRVVGSSDYAYLFEPNGYYTPRAIMRLLKAGIVTEVNHSIHTDRDRSYVRGSIVIPVGLQREKRDVIEAIIQEIAVLDGINVYGLNTGLAIGGSDLGTRQAEVLTMPKVAVLVGDGVDSNEAGEVWHLLDQRMDMQVTLLPVEALNRTDLSRYNRIVMTDGNYRAISDTGVENLKQWVTRGGVIVTWKRGGKWLSDKEISKVQYAKAVPDTTGYKKYLELDQNRGAQVVGGAIFEARVDLGHPLSYGLESAQIPLFRDHSLMMKKASNPYAYPMVYLDTPLLSGYISDERLKQISATPAVTISALRKGRIITFADNPNFRAFWYGTNKLFLNALFFGQTISSAAAEE
- the truA gene encoding tRNA pseudouridine(38-40) synthase TruA produces the protein MRYFLDISYRGTAFHGWQIQPNAHTVQEEINRALSIILQQDISCLGSGRTDTGVHALQQIAHFDAELSDTLDQLQYRLNGLLPAEVSINSIRPVKPEAHARFDAVRRTYHYHLHRQKDPFKTGVSYFFSRSLEAAPIQEAIGLMKNWKNFQAFSKVHTDVNHFDCDIYEINWQETNEGYVFSVSANRFLRGMIRAMVGTLLEVGQGRLNQTDLKNILESGERSRAGRAVPAEGLFLTEVKYPESIYLDI
- a CDS encoding DUF4293 domain-containing protein, which gives rise to MIQRIQSVFLFLVAAIMVTVLFLPIWNKLDLDAQEKVTLNAFKMVYSSYDEAGEPTVMASVDTFWISALAILAAGIALFSIFQYKARLRQMKLGALNSLIMGGCLGMTYYYSTKGDQMLNPNTAGNFEIGFYIIAAALLFNSLANRFIRKDEKLVRSADRIR